The segment attttaatgaaaacactaaatacccgaaatgtctaaaactttaaagcaGGGGgaaatgggtaataataatctaaatgaaatagaataaacaaaaacaaaaaattaaaaaatcccAAAAActaatgttcaatttccttctctaggtgcaatatcacaagaataatgctTTGATCAGTcttaaggtatttgagattttaagacTATCGGGTATTTGGTGCGTtcatgacctttgagcagggggaaTATTTACCGTGCCATAACTGATTTGACACGAGGCCTCGGCTTTCGCGGTTTCAGCttaaggatcgccccatttagtcgcctcttacaacataCAAGGGGTACCAAGGACCCGTCCTAATTTGGATCCCACGGGACTATTTTGTTGTTAATATGACTGTTTGTTGTAATAAAAGAatcattttgatttgatgttGTAGATATGGTTGTTCATCGTTGCAGTGTTTACAGCTGTATCCATTACCGTTTTCCTCCTGGAAAGTTCCGCTCTATACCGTGTCCTCAGAAGTGGTCATCCGAACAATAAAACGTATGAATTGTTCGGCCACAACAAAAAGCTGCTCAAAATTATGATTACCAAAACGTCCTATGAAATTGCATTTGCAGAGCTTCTATCCAACACTGTCCTTATATTTGATTTCCTCCTGAGGTTCAGCATTAGTCGCAAGAaaaaacaattttgtaaaaGGCTTCAGAATATCTTGGAGTTTATGACAGAGATGATTATTTATGCTTGCGGCATATTTGACTGATTTTGAAGAGTCGGTAAAAGCCTTTTCGTACGAAGGTGCGTTCTGGCTGCAAGTTCTCTATTCCCTCCGTGTAATTCGAATTTTTCGCATAATAGACACGAGTTCAgaagtaaaaatgttgaaatagtagaaatgaatttttactGTTTGTAATGGTTCTAATATCTTTCGCGTTTATTTTTGGGTCATGTATATTTTGGGCAGAATTTCTAAATCCCGATACCTATCCCAACATTTTTATCGGCATCTGGTGGGCATTTATTACCATGACGACTGTTGGGTATGGTGATTTCTACCCCCAAGACAACCTCTGGATATTTTGTAGGAGTTTTGACTTCAACTTTTGGTTTGATACTCTTAACCATGCCAATAGCAACGATATCATCCAATATCAGCAAGATATATGATTGTTACAATTTTAGAAAAACTCATTTGAAAAGAAGCATAAAAAATAGATGGACTTTACCAAACCTTTCCCAGGAAACCAGTAATTTGTAGCAATGAGGATAATTTTCATGTTCATAGATAATAAATTATTTGTCGCAGTTCCATAGTGGTCATGGAACTTGCCTCACAGTCAAGAGATCGTGGGCGATTTTATCATCGATCTAAGGCGTATAAGATACTAGTAGGTTAGTGACTGCTCGTCAAGCACCCGGCATTCAACTAAGCCAAAATTAGTCACATCTTCCGAACAAGATCTTAACAATGGAGATAAAAAAAGCCCACATTGTCAATCTTGAGAGCCGCCATGCATTGGTCGATACTGGTAAAAAGAATCAAATGAGGCATTAAACAATGCACGACTCCcatcaaaataaatttcaaatatgtGAAGTGTAAAAATATGTGCGAGTCTGGCAACTTCTGTTCGATTAGATTATTGCATTGCAAGTCTTAGAATTATTCTGTTTTGCGGTTTGAATTGCATCAATTGTATCTCTCCTTTGTATCGGTTCTATGGCGTTGATGTTATTTTTGATGTCTGTTTTTATGTATTAAAGCATTTTGAGAATAAAAGAGTTTTTACATTTGCTATTTTTCTGATTTTAAATCAGTATAATTGGGATGGCACTGCATCTATTCCATCAATCAATATTCTTCTCTCGATAGAACGAAGTCCATTGTCTTCTCTTATTACTGAGCCGCAACACCATTAGTAAATCAAACAAGAATACTTCATATTCTAATGAAATCCTCAAACCATAGAAATTACTTAAATTTCATATAACCCATTATCGAACATCAGAACTGACGGGTCTGTTTTCATAAAATCATGATCTGTTGAATAATATATCTCAGTTGTTGCGGACTGATGCTATCGTAATGATTCATTAAAAATTCACTGGAGGAAAGTGAAATTCAGAAAAATGGATGACGTGATTCAAATTAATTTAAGAGGTACTGAATTCCTTTCCTCGTCTCCTTTTGTAAAAGACTTTTTGCATACCCTTGTTACAAAAGACAGCGCAATCATTCGTCAAAATGGACAAATCTATGTGGACAGAAATCCATTTATTTTTCACCATATCTTAGATTATTATTGTGGTGGCGAATTCCATCTACCAAAGAATATCTGTCCACTTCAGGCACAAAAAGAAATCGAGTTTTGGAAGATACCCCCAAAGGATATTCCAACATGCTGTTATGAAGTCCTCTACAATGAAAATGAATCGCAATATACCGCCATCGAGAACTTAGAGAGCGATTTGAAAACCCAGACGAAGCAATCAATTTCGCCTATAGTAACAGGCCCTCAGGCTAATAATTGTGTTGGAAGACTTCGATACATGCTACTGGAAGCACATTTACATCCATTTTCTACGTGGACCGGAAGGGTAGGTTTAAGATGAATAAAcaatatttctttattataGCAATAGAAACACTATTGTACTGCTACAAGTAATATTTTTCGTTCAGTATCTTTAAATGGACATACTTTTGTATTTGCAAAATCTATACCATCGATAAATATTCACAGCTGAGGTTGAAAACCCACACCATTAATCACCTGCACACCGATTGATACAGATAACACGAGAAACAAGTTCATGCAGCAATTTTCACTGTGTGGGttcaaatctttcaaaaatcatttttaccTAATTATTGATCCTTATTGTTGTAGATATGGATTTGTGTTTTGGCCTTAATCACAATTACTTCTAATATCACGTACTTGTTCAATAGTGACAATCATTTCCGAGTACCCCGCGAGGGACTGCAGGTTCTTCCAGGCAATTACACCTTCGACATGTCCCTGAATGATAAAGAACTGGTTTTCTTAAGAACAACACGTGAACCTATTAAAGGTGCCTTGGAAATTATTACAAACTCCGTACTCTTACTCGATATTTCGCTGAAATTTGTTATAActcatcaaaaactgaagtttGTATTGAACGTgcaaaatattttggaaatagCCACTGGGATAGCAGCATATCTGGTTTTCTACTATGATGTCAACCTGTTAAGCATGATGGATGGTAacaatttgaataatttctttatCGTGGTTGGTGTGCTTCAAGGTTTACGAGTAGTTCGTAGTTTACGTTTAGTTGAATCCACACCAGAAATGAAGATATTAAAATTATCGTTATACAAGAGTTGGCGAGAGTTTCTTTTGCTATTGGTAGTGCTTACGTCTTTTTCCCTCATCTTCGGATCGGCGATTTTCTGGATGGAGCTTGAGGAGCCCGATACATTTCCAAACATCTTTGTCAGTATTTGGTGGGGTATAATTACAATGACTACCGTAGGATATGGAGATTTTTACCCCAAGTCAAGTGGCGGGTACTTGGTTGCCATTATTGCAGCTGTTTTCGGTctgatgcttttggccatgccCATCACAATTTTAGCATCCAACTTTAACAGTTTTTATAACTGTTATAAATACAGGAAAAGACATTTACTTTCTAAGTAGTTATCAAACACAGTCTGCATCATGGAACAGTGTACTCCACGACATCTTTATTATGCCAGTCTAATTACTGGGTAAGTCTTCGAAAGACCCAAGAACGGAGGACCAAATTAAACGTTTCTCAAATGTCTGTGCTCATTTGATCGAATACTTGATGGACGAAATGTACGTTTCATTACACTTTTCATGATTCATGTTTGTTATTTCTGCATTGCTTTGCCACGATGCAGACAAGTTAATTTCATTAGTGCCTAACGAATACAGTGTATGCGGTGGAATGTGACTTCAATCGATGAATATTGTGTTGGTGACTTTGCATGATATTGTATAGACATAAAGTATATCATATCTCCATATGATCGTTGTGCTCGTGATCTTCCAAATCTCAATGCAGCATTTCATCACATCAGAATGGAACCTTTGGACCTCACATTTTGACACTTGCAATATTAATTGCTATTCATGCTTTTTGGCATGTAAACTTTTGGTTTTGGTAAAGggtcattttcatttattgcaCTACTCTTTATAACTCATATCTATATTTGTTTAATGCGGAGCTTCTGTATAATAAAATGGGTGTTGCTACAAcacggaacggaacggaaaacagaACGGATCGAAAATGATTAATGTAGCCAAGGTAACACCACAAAAAGGGCAATTATGTTTTGGTTAAAATCAAActaagaatttgttttaaatcgGTGTTTATCTTAACATTTTGGATCATaaattattactacagtaacttgatccgaagagtcggatcacaaCGAGTTGACAGAcgcagatcatcagatcactCGAGACGTCTCTCTTGAGTCCACACATACCTTCAAACATCCATTAAAGTCCCAAACGACCCAGCAACTCTCATCTTTTAATGATTAATGAATCGAAATCATGAAAAGTTGTATCAGGTCGTATGAGGATTTAATtgatatttgaaggtatgtttggacacaggTATAGTAGGAAATTATGTTAGGAATcttataaatgtaaaacttatacggtaccaattttgatgcactataTTAAATCCATGAGACGGCAATGCAAGAATTTatcgatataaggcctcaaccgtgcgcatgtttctgtgcgccgtaaatcgaaggtttttgcAAGGGGTAGATCAGTccactgtagctctctgatatgtccaaatatttttcagagagctacagttctgcggGTAATctaataataaaagtcaagaaacaaaAATCGACTAGCATCGCTGTTAGGGCTTTAGGCTTTAATgtctcttcagacagttatataGTGAAATACAattgctaagtaacgtcaacatatcacgacgtAAGTAGTAATTGTCCTTTGTGACTTCATAATAAATTACCACGGTAGCGAtttaatacacacaatattagacaaCACTGGGGAGTCAATTATATATTTCGGTTAAATGTAGTTTGTATAATAGTAAATTTAATAGAAATTGTTTATGTAATCCTAAAAactactttataaaattgtttaatcctaaactgaatgaaaaataactgcttaaaattgaaactacatttAACCGAAATCTCTAATGATTTCCCAGTGttgtctaatattgtgtgtattatatcGCTAcgattgttgattgattgatgttttccgccacacttaacAATCCTTCGATTAtctagtggcgcccagtttttattggtagaaGAAAGAACTagttacaatgtacctgggaagagaccactgaccttccgaaagtcGCTACCATTGTAAtttactatgacgtcacaaaggacaattacttacgtcgtgatatgttgacgttactttaCGTTTCTTGACTTTATACAACTGTATAATTATAGGATCCCCCACGTTTTGTGGTTGGATATGATTACTATCCAACAAGGATATTCTTTCTATCACATATTTTATCCTTACAGACTATTTAAtttgcatttcaaaatattcccttTCATTTATCTTAGCCCAAACTACAGTAATTCGTAAAATCACGCCGCTAGATATAGTTcgttggaaaatataaataaaaattcatattgactATCACAATATCTAAATCAGAAAAGATCATTTTTAATTGAGACAAGATATGAGTATAATCTaccgattataaagtctcccaaacgaagtactggctgtataaaatgtataaaagtGGCTTTTTCTGAGGACTACCCCCCGCCCCCTTGACAAAACCCATGtcaattttaacttcatttgaaaaatctaGATTACGGagactttgattttgaaatttttcaaaagataccCTTTTTTTCCTTCAATAAAACTGGTGTCACTTGACATTGATTGATCCTAGTGTGTAGGTTACTAcacctttttaaaatttctgaagattgcatgtctctatcagtcccagttcaaaagttatagcaGACTTATGtttaaggtcagaggtcaagatCGCTGGAGTAACTTGACATTGATACCACATGGTAGATCCCATTATCCTATTATTActgtatttctaaatattgcaTGTCTTTATCAGACTAAGTTTTTAAGGAATATCGAGTttatggtcaaggtcactggagttgaccttgatactagtttgtagatctTATCATCCCCTTACCCTTTCTGAAGATCCATTGTCTCTATCACTTCCAGTTCTAAAAttatattcatatgtcgattcgatattaccctgtgagctcgaaatataACACTacggagtcgtccacttctgcttcatacttagatattgtatttaaagtagacattaacagcaaactgacaactcaactgtaagTAAGtatgtaagtaagtaatttatttccaattttgggcccagagggcatacaaagaatacaaagttcatatacatgtacataaaccataaaagagtgattatccaaaagatagatgaaaaataaaatttacaagttcatgataaatcaacttttcttagtaatgaacagctatatatgtaattggcaaatttttcaataataCTGTCACATTCGTTGCTCATAAGCCAGATAAATTTTTGTCTATTACACAGGTTTATACAATTCTTGCACAAAATGTTCATGGACTCTATGAATGGTTTTCTTAAGTGTTGGTATGCTATGCAgtcaaatacaaaatggaattcatcttctacacagtCAGACTTGCAGACAGTACATATTCTCTcatttacatgtgtttgtgtgtaacgtCCAGTTTCAATAGCCAAAGAGTGAGAACTGATTCTGAAATTtgtgaaacatttcaaaacatgagGATTACGAattactgaaaaatatttttctctacaGAATCTTGTTTTGAATAGTGCATAGGTTCGTAATTTACCAAATTGTTTGTCTGCATTGTCTGAGAGTGTATTACACCACTGATATTTAAATCTTTCATACAACTTATTAGCAACaattgaaacaatatttttatcatgtatAGGGCATTGTATATccaacttattcaaaatataatgaatGCTACTGATCCAGCTGCTTTTGTTATTATCGTATAATACATTGTTTCAAGTACAGCATTTTTTAATAAGGAATTTACTTCGGAATTTAAAattctttgtaaatatttaaaacagctTTTTATGACATCAATATACATTGGGAATCGACCAAGTTCACCAACAATAGCTTGATTTGAGGCTTTTTTATGTACAccacaaatatatttcaaaaatttaatgtGCATTTTTTCGCAGTACATTTTGTTAAAGAAGTTTTCCATACAATAATTGGGGCGTTTTGCAGAACATGTATCTGTATTTATTGTGCCCCAGATTTCACACGCATATAGCAGTACAGGTTTTACAGTATGATCATATAAGTGTATCAGGGTATGTATTTTAAGTTTAATATTTCCAAAAGATTTGACTAAtttaaaatatgcttttaaGGCTCTTTTGTAGAGATCAAACTGGCAATTTGTGAATGAGCCTGATGAGGAGAAAACAATtcctagatatttatatgatgACACTTGttcaataatttgatttttatagaaaaaaatttcaGCTGATTTTTTACCACTTTtgcaaaatataataatttttgtcTTCTTGAGATTGACAGACAGGCAATATTTTTCACAGTAGCTTTCAAGCTTATTTATACATTGCTGAAGTCCTCTTTcagatttagaaattaatactaAATCATCAGCATACAATAGACAATTTAGGGAAATGTCACCTAATTTAACcggatcatcattatcattaaataAAGATGGTAGACCattgattaatattttaaagAGATTTGGGCTTAAGTTATCTCCTTGTCTAACACCCACTTTAGATTCAAATGATCTGGTAAGTTTGTTTTGAAGTTTTACTGACATTGAGTTTGCCGTGTACATATTCTTAATGACCTTACAAAAAGGCCCCATTATGTCTAACTGATGCAACCTGTGTAATAAGGCAGAGTGTAAAACAGTGTCAAAGGCTTTAGAAAAATCAATGAAGCAAACATACAGTTTGGatttattatttgtatatttttgaattaGGGTTATAAGTACAAACATGTGGTCACTAGTTCTGGCTTTTGGTTGAAAGCCAATTTGAACCTTATTAATAATATTGTTGGAGTCCAAGTAATTTTGTAACCTGGTATTCAGTATGCTATTAAATACTTTGGATAAACAAGAAGTTATTGTTATTCCTCTATAATTTGAGGGGTCATATGGACTATCATTCTTATGAATTGGTTTAATAAAGCCTGTTTTCCATTCATCTGGGTATTTGCCAGAGGACAAGATAATGTTAAATAACTTTAGCATATATGGTAAAACATAATGTACATTGGTTTTTagcatttcatttttaatgccATCCAATCCAgctgttttattatttttaagatgTTTTATTGCATTAATGACTTCCTTTTCTTTAATTGTATAGTCTAAAgaagtaaatgttttataagatttctctGACTTAGCAAGGAGgtcttcaaaatatttattctgAATACTAAATTTACTATCAATACTGAGTAGTGTGGAAAAATGATTTACCCACTGTTCACTAGATATCTTAATGGACTGATCATTTGTTTGCTGTTCTGCTTTCAAATCTTTCAAAAGTTTCCAGTATGCATTTGGGTCATTTTCATATAGGGAATCTAACTTGTTTATGATTGTTGTTCTAAAGTTCCTATATTTTTGTTTGCAACATCGATTATATAGCTTACGGAATCTGAAGAAGGACCCTCTTATAATTGGGTCACTTGGAAAGTTTGAATACATTTTGCTTTTCCTTATTAGTTCAGAGCGAATATGGGCAAGATCCTTGTCATACCATTTCTTATGATTAGGGGTTTTATTACGTTTAGTTTGCTTACTTGATTTAATCTTTAGTGAGCGCTTACAGGcactatataatatattattaaaGTTTCCCAATAGTTCATCAGTATCTGTTGTTGAACCCATAGAACTACATACCCTTTTTGCACATTCATCAAATCGTAACATTTTGTCTTTAACCTCTGAGCTAtcaaatgcttttaaaaaaggCATTTCAGAGCTTTTGTTCCATACATATGAAAAAGGTATATTAGTGCAATGGTCTAAATTGGGAGCAACAATTTCTTCAAATGAACAATTAATatgaattgtaatttttgcaTGGTCTGAAAGAACTGGTATGTGATCATGTACATAGAAGTATAACACATTATTGGCAAAGGAATTTGAAACTAAACAGTAATCAACAACACTATTTCCATTGTATTGGAAAGAGGTAAACTTTCCTGAGAGATCACCAAATGTTCTGCCATTCAAAATTTGTACATCAGTAGAAACACACAAATCTATAAGGTCTTTTCCCCTCTCATTACATACACCATCCTGACTGAATCTTGGGGGTAAATTGTAACCCACATCATCACTAGGCATAGGTACATAATagtcaaaatttacattttctgttTCAGTGGCTGTTCTTGCATTCAAATCACCACATATTATTAAGTTTCCTAACTTGCCATATTTTATAACATCTGAATTTAACATGCTCATGACATCTAGGTTATGTCTAACTACATACGAGGAATTGGAAGGTGGCATATATACGTAACAAACATAGACATCTTTGTTAAAACCAAAGTAAGTTTTACAGAGTTTTAGCCACTGAATTTCACTACTagagtttttcaaaattgtgaccCCTTTTTAACATCTTTGTTACTCCAGAAGTAGGAAAACCATTTTCAGTTTTACGAGATATTCTAATTGATTCATAATTTTCACAATAAATATCAAGGTCATCATGTTTGGTTTCTTGCAAACCTAATATGTCATAATTAGAGATTTCCTCTAAAAACGTTTTTTCTGTTGATTTATCAAACAAGGAATTTTTTAAGGAGTGAATGTTCCAACTTCCGAGTTTCAAGTGTTTTCTCACTTTTCTGACAGTCATATCATCCGATAGAGTTCATCCCTCAGATTGTTTGCCAGGATGAGAGTTCCTCTCTTTGTTAGGTGTTTTCTATCATTCAGGATGCCCCTTTGTGCATAGCCTCTGTAAAATAGGTTGCTGTTGTCACAAAGTTCAACACACGGATCACTTCGGAACACGTTTTGTAGGGTGACATTTAGAGTATTTACTTTTAGGTTGAGATCTAGATCTTTCCTTGGGAGGCCAAGTGATATTAGAATTTTCGAGTTAGGGAACTTCGACTTCGAACAGGTTACAAGGTTCTGCAATTGTTTGGTCAAGGCATCCTTGTCGTGTTTTTCCACATCGTTGCAGAGAAGATGGTAGATTACAACTTTTGGATCAAAATCTGTTTCAGGCTTCTTTTCCTGTATGTATTTCAGGGCCTCCTCAACTGTAAATTTCTGGACTTTGTACACATACGCCTTTGATCCAGCAACGAATCTGGAATTCACATACTTCACATTTGAGGTTCCAATAAGGAGAACTTGTTTTCTTCTGAAGTTCCGTTTAGGATTCATCTCTTCTCTGTTCCTTTTATTCTGTTGCACAGTCTGTTGTGCAGGGCACCTCTTACGTATATCATTATCACTGATATCATTCTGTACTGGGTAGTACCTCTTAGCTTGGGTGTTTTGTGCTGGCCTTTGGATCTGCCAATCATCATGATTCTTTTGATGGCTAGATGTAGCTGGTATCAGGTTTCTTTCATCTTGGAGCTTATAAATCTTTGTGGTCAAGATTTTATGTCGTTTTTCCTGCTCTGTGATTTGGGAGTTCTTAGATTCCACCATCTCTTCTAGAGTGTTAACTTCACTGTTGAGTTGTACTATACGTTTCTCAGCACAATCCGTTTTATTACGTAATACAGCAATCTGACTTTCCAGTTTTGATTGTAaccggatgatttcagcttctccatcgtcaacttcccatatttatgtagcaatattccattatcacctgcatatggtgtttatatctctcaactgattcgatacgcaagaggttgttctgctatggtcagttttaaatcgagacaagctagctactgacaaacaagttgatggtacgcagtttcaacagtctcgattaaagtcagcatttcgcaaattcgatGGTCGTTATAAGTATCTAGTTtgtcaacacaacctatcattgggtcaaatgctgtctgatatgtttcataccgcttggcacactgattttgactacggataactccgtttacctaatcaagatataaggctcacggcgggtgtgaccggtccacaggggatgcttactcctccaaggcacctgatcccacctgtacctaggggtccgtgtttgcccaactatttattttgcattgctgataggatttatgagattgatcactgatcgttatcttcacctttcatgagtttgtatgttcaaggtcacTAATGTCACTTGACCTCGACACTGGTTTGTAGATATCATCATCCTTCATCATGGACATGAAAGCCGGAGTATGATGAAATAAATGGTAGAATACGACAAATAAAACGGATGGCATGGGATTTAGATAAAAGACATTAGCCTGACAAGATATTCGCAGAAATTCCTTCGAAGTTGGTTTATACCCCGTGAATCGGTCTCGAAGTAGGTagccccctgtttgtttacatgatttgtagcacatctttacatatattagtatctcacaagtgatcatctctaaagcttacagaaggtacaatctgactattcagaacgacttatgagggGAAATAACACATCTTGGATACATTTctggttctgtataaaattatttcattctaGAGGGGGATGGagtatgtacataagatctatacaagatatccacacttcaggtgcctgtggtgcCACCTCCcatcattttttacaattgATTTATTGGAATTCTGTCACCCCGATTTATTTCCTATGCAAATGTATAAATTGTTAACTTATATTACGTCATGTGGCGTAGGAATACACAAAATGTGTATATGGACACAGTAACTATTGTATgagtgatatccactggataaagggGTAAATAatacatgagtgaaatattttaatataaagaTTGTTTATATATCCTCTTTTCTAAACCTTGGTATACTGTTCCACAGCATCCAATATGTGttgaataaaaaatgataaCCAATGTTTTCGGATAAATGTCTGCTGCAATGCTTAATACACAGGAGTAGTGTTCGTATTTAATGCTAACACGCTGATTGATGATTGGGTGTACATGTAAGTGttctttgtttttacaaaaGCACACAAATCAGAAACAAAAcgtatataaaatttatttatttgttgatatgatgctacatgtatatttgtgtgATGAGAATTAtgattacaattttttttcgaaattgCACTAagttaaatgtacatgtatacatgaaatgAAGAATATTGGCAACACTTACTAGGTGTCGCTTAAATCAATCCTCCATTATTAGTAAATCAAAACGTTTTTCGAGACAAGTGTACTTGTAGAAAATGAAAGATATTACTTGGTAACGTTATGACAGTTAGGATAAAACTATCTGTTGTGTGAactgtttttaacattttcaacaaatataCTACAAAATAAAATGTCTCTTATCAAAACACACATGATTTTAACATATCACAACCTGTACAATATACAAATCCTCTGGCTCCCTGATGATGATACAACACTAGTAATACTTTATTACCCATTGTAGAATCATGACATGACAGATTGTATGGTCTATGTAATGGGAGCTCCATTCACGAAGTGATCCTTACATCAGGATTTTCTTCCGCAAATCCAGTATTCCCAATTCCTTTATCATTTGCAAATTTGACTTTAGGTGTGTCTATTTGCTCCTCATATTTGGATAttcttctaaaaatagaaatcatTAATACTTAGTCTGCTTTAGGTTTTGATTTGATAATACATTGGAATAGAAATTATATCGGATTTACCAATTTTCATCGGCATCATTGGGTTTGTCAGAATGTACAGTTTCATTGATACATAAATTCGTAAAACGCTCATCAATTTTCTGCTATGATAATTGTATGTTACATCACTTCCAAACAGTTTGTGCTTTTTATGTTATTAAACTGAACTCTGACACCGATCTGAAATGTATAACATGTTGTGAAATCGCTTTCTATTCACTAGTTTCCTTAATTAAACTCTTGTTAGTTTATTTTGTTAATTCACAAATGATACAAATCTCATGTTTTTGTGAAAAGATTAAATAATGAACGCGAGTTGGAGAAAAATCAAATTTGTGGTTTATTGATAAAGTAGAGCATACAG is part of the Ostrea edulis chromosome 2, xbOstEdul1.1, whole genome shotgun sequence genome and harbors:
- the LOC125678166 gene encoding potassium voltage-gated channel protein egl-36-like — protein: MDDVIQINLRGTEFLSSSPFVKDFLHTLVTKDSAIIRQNGQIYVDRNPFIFHHILDYYCGGEFHLPKNICPLQAQKEIEFWKIPPKDIPTCCYEVLYNENESQYTAIENLESDLKTQTKQSISPIVTGPQANNCVGRLRYMLLEAHLHPFSTWTGRIWICVLALITITSNITYLFNSDNHFRVPREGLQVLPGNYTFDMSLNDKELVFLRTTREPIKGALEIITNSVLLLDISLKFVITHQKLKFVLNVQNILEIATGIAAYLVFYYDVNLLSMMDGNNLNNFFIVVGVLQGLRVVRSLRLVESTPEMKILKLSLYKSWREFLLLLVVLTSFSLIFGSAIFWMELEEPDTFPNIFVSIWWGIITMTTVGYGDFYPKSSGGYLVAIIAAVFGLMLLAMPITILASNFNSFYNCYKYRKRHLLSK